From Phragmites australis chromosome 5, lpPhrAust1.1, whole genome shotgun sequence, a single genomic window includes:
- the LOC133919251 gene encoding uncharacterized protein LOC133919251: MDKLMSTADKDDYNFRCNLCDTEVVHSMTELLLRGLATASVDNTIGDIFKSPSSVAVGVKTELEGYLFLRTETLVRESVNGGEDHLDQLMKASTRPTEFLSDLIDDFVASKRNLLSHVSGFLLSESRLNKIKDFMQKMETENIWALDGRKATAETILETIDMKCIFHCPEKFAEQDKLVDHRSQCKFRVVNCKNDGCLASFSAIHIDEHDSICPFKALPCEQLCQQHVMRCEMDKHCATVCPMKLTNCPFYHVGCETAFPQGTLDKHCSKLLQTHLLYVLQATTRRDASVNDMNQRLQHLEKAQSLNELSGALEVKSLTLTIKEQEAKIKKLERDIKMQEAKMKKLENEFRSGKA; this comes from the exons ATGGACAAACTTATGAGCACGGCGGACAAAGACGACTATAATTTTCGGTGTAACCTGTGCGACACAGAGGTTGTACATAGCATGACAGAACTCTTACTCCGTGGATTGGCCACAGCTTCGGTGGACAACACCATTGGCGACATCTTCAAGAGCCCATCTTCTGTAGCTGTTGGTGTGAAGACCGAGCTTGAAGGTTATCTGTTTCTAAGAACTGAAACGCTTGTTCGTGAATCTGTGAATGGAGGTGAGGATCATTTGGATCAGTTGATGAAAGCATCCACCAGGCCAACCGAGTTCCTGTCAGACTTGATTGATGACTTTGTGGCTTCGAAAAGGAACTTGCTGAGCCATGTGTCTGGGTTTTTGTTGAGTGAAAGCCGCTTGAACAAAATTAAAGACTTCATGCAAAAGATGGAGACGGAGAATATCTGGGCACTGGATGGAAGGAAGGCTACTGCAGAGACTATTCTTGAGACCATAGACATGAAATGCATTTTCCATTGCCCTGAGAAATTTGCTGAACAAGATAAGCTGGTTGACCACAGAAGTCAGTGTAAATTCAGGGTAGTGAACTGCAAAAATGATGGATGTTTAGCTTCATTTTCTGCTATTCATATTGATGAGCATGACTCCATATGCCCATTTAAGGCCCTACCATGTGAGCAGCTGTGCCAGCAACATGTTATGCGCTGCGAGATGGACAAACATTGTGCAACAGTTTGCCCTATGAAACTTACGAACTGCCCTTTTTACCATGTTGGCTGTGAAACAGCCTTTCCACAGGGTACTCTTGATAAGCATTGTTCGAAGTTACTTCAAACCCATCTGCTTTATGTTCTTCAAGCAACTACAAGACGTGATGCTTCCGTTAATGACATGAATCAACGGTTACAACACCTTGAGAAG GCTCAGTCACTTAACGAACTCTCTGGGGCTTTAGAGGTCAAGTCCCTCACTCTGACAATaaaggagcaagaagcaaagatCAAGAAACTCGAACGCGATATCAAAATGCAAGAGGCAaagatgaagaagcttgagaacgAGTTTAGGTCAGGGAAAGCATGA
- the LOC133919252 gene encoding BAG-associated GRAM protein 1-like, which produces MGECLSWVLGLLLPSLWEAEVAVSAAALLVAVLVLFLLSDQHSKPAAAASSDSSASSPHSSTIASCHGDAGRGRSCARGKAVADISCARGAGGYAIKLELLSAKYLIGANLNGASDPYAVISCGDQKRFSSMVPSQRNPLWGEEFNFLVEQLPVEVTITIYDWYIQCKCKVIGSVTIAVLSEDETGASWYELDSKFGQICLRLCSTKVFPASDSFFDECTGIESPRKMILSKQRQAMIEGIGPLQTIYKLQHDDIVQHSYSCALERSFLHHGRMYISQWHMCFHSSVFSKQLNVIIPLQDIDEIKRSQHSLINPAITIFLNAGTSGHGVPRSCNQNGRVRYMFTSFWNRNHTFRALETALQSYRATFEAEKQMRAHLLLQRGSDDLINSKANNIKSAKKSIEKDITFQPFINKHVLVDVTSNTFPGTTEKFFSAILGDNSMFFQQYRDARKDTDLKLSKWCASKEYGGKVRKLTFRSLCHSPLCPPDTAVTEWQHASFSNDKRNLIYETKQQAHDVPFGSYFEIHSRWSLRTTSSSTCQIDIKIGVNMKKWCILQSKIKSGATDEYRREVCKILEATCDYILKFESNSQCSDDIVVASSL; this is translated from the exons ATGGGGGAGTGCCTGTCGTGGGTACTGGGCCTCCTCCTGCCGTCGCTgtgggaggccgaggtggccgtCTCCGCCGCGGCGCTGCTCGTCGCCGTGCTCGTCCTCTTCCTCTTGTCGGACCAGCACTCcaagcccgccgccgccgccagcagcGACTCGTCCGCCTCCTCCCCGCATTCTTCTACGATCGCAAGCTGCCACGGAGACGCGGGCCGCGGCCGGAGTTGCGCGAGGGGGAAGGCGGTCGCCGATATCTCTTGCGCTCGGGGTGCCGGCGGCTACGCAATCAAG CTGGAGCTGCTGTCTGCCAAGTACCTGATCGGCGCCAACCTGAACGGGGCCTCCGATCCTTACGCCGTCATCTCCTGCGGCGACCAGAAGCGCTTCAG CTCCATGGTGCCCAGCCAGAGAAACCCTTTGTGGGGAGAGGAATTCAACTTCCTGGTCGAACAACTCCCGGTAGAG GTAACCATAACAATATATGACTGGTACATTCAATGCAAATGCAAAGTTATTGGATCCGTAACTATAGCTGTCCTGAGTGAAGACGAAACGGGAGCCAGTTGGTATGAACTGGACAGCAAATTTGGTCAG ATCTGCTTGCGTCTATGTTCAACTAAAGTATTTCCGGCTTCTGATAG CTTCTTTGATGAATGTACTGGAATTGAGTCCCCGAGAAAGATGATACTGAGTAAGCAACGCCAGGCGATGATTGAAGGCATTGGGCCTCTGCAAACCATATATAAACTTCAACATGATGAT ATTGTTCAACATAGTTACTCCTGTGCTCTGGAGAGGTCTTTCTTACACCATGGCCGTATGTACATCTCCCAATGGCACATGTGTTTCCACTCTAGCGTATTCTCCAAACAATTGAAT GTGATTATTCCATTACAGGACATAGACGAG ATAAAAAGAAGTCAGCATTCTCTTATCAACCCAGCTATTACCATTTTTCTTAATGCTGGTACAAGTGGTCATGGAGTACCTCGTTCGTGCAACCAAAATG GAAGGGTTAGGTACATGTTCACATCATTCTGGAATAGAAACCATACATTTAGAGCTCTAGAGACTGCACTACAGAGTTATCGAGCAACCTTTGAAGCTGAAAAGCAG ATGAGAGCACATTTACttctacaaagaggaagtgACGATCTAATCAATAGTAAGGCAAACAACATAAAGTCAGCAAAAAAAAGCATCGAAAAGGATATAACATTCCAGCCTTTCATCAACAAACATGTTCTTGTAGACGTAACCAGT AATACTTTCCCTGGTACAACCGAGAAGTTTTTCAGTGCCATATTAGGTGACAATTCAATGTTTTTCCAGCAATATCGAGATGCAAGAAAAGATACAGATTTAAAG CTGAGCAAGTGGTGTGCCTCAAAAGAGTACGGTGGCAAAGTTCGTAAATTGACTTTCAGGTCGCTATGCCACAGTCCTTTGTGTCCTCCAGACACCGCAGTAACAGAATGGCAGCATGCTTCTTTCTCAAATGATAAAAGAAACTTG ATCTATGAGACAAAGCAGCAGGCACATGATGTTCCATTTGGTTCCTACTTTGAG ATCCACTCCAGGTGGTCGCTAAGAACAACCTCCAGTTCGACATGTCAAATAGATATAAAGATTG GGGTAAACATGAAGAAATGGTGCATTCTACAATCCAAAATAAAATCTGGAGCAACTGATGAG TACAGGAGAGAGGTTTGCAAGATTTTGGAGGCTACCTGTGATTATATCCTCAAGTTTGAGTCGAACAGCCAATGCAGTGATGATATTGTGGTGGCATCTTCACTGTGA
- the LOC133917984 gene encoding uncharacterized protein LOC133917984, translated as MGAPPARARAARGRPLWRSSLKAAASALAHVACLCEPVCARDGPLGVQVDAVAPRRTSRSDGRSPQAPVPPAMLAGEWAGEWSFSTFRGRSLNEDLLMRRFVLAEEATRRRVQMEVAAKRYGRWWLPPGPSRLSEMSLADDDVAEDEAAESGSSSP; from the coding sequence ATGGGCGCTCCGCCTGCGCGCGCGCGGGCGGCACGGGGGAGGCCGCTCTGGCGCTCGTCCCTGAAGGCGGCGGCGTCCGCGCTCGCACACGTGGCGTGCCTCTGCGAACCGGTGTGCGCCAGagacgggcccctgggcgtccaGGTCGACGCCGTGGCGCCGAGGAGGACCAGCCGTTCTGATGGTCGTTCTCCACAGGCACCTGTGCCGCCGGCGATGCTGGCGGGGGAGTGGGCGGGGGAGTGGTCGTTCTCCACCTTCAGGGGGAGGTCGCTGAACGAGGACCTGCTGATGCGGCGGTTCGTGCTAGCGGAGGAGGCCACGCGGCGGCGCGTGCAGATGGAGGTGGCGGCCAAGAGGTACGGCCGGTGGTGGCTGCCGCCGGGGCCCAGCCGTCTCAGTGAGATGTCGCTGGCAGACGACGACGTCGCTGAAGACGAAGCGGCAGAGAGCGGTTCGTCGTCGCCCTAG
- the LOC133917985 gene encoding putative cyclin-F2-1 — translation MDALDFGHLLGRRPLAPGLGSFPGGGGSAMHMDGSELPVRQLLAPGFELPVRHPLPPGLCRFCGGTMDTVTEHTNPFSFGLDLACLPPHGFGPFSGGDAVHAEQMDAFTLELLDRPLTTGFGPFSGGGAGKIEHTNPFSFGLDLAPPPLTGFGPFSGGAGMRTEQKNPFTIEVLDDDLPLPMGCFGPFSPGAAEHTGPMEVDDYLRAIGALPSPPPAGFPRVYGNPFADGTSLTMDRPAAWDLYHGHVQPFVEVPVPLPAPTAPASDRANIKNSKTRPAEPYDDDIDATLRAMEKDAKERPSSDYLETTQEGRINPRRRASLVRWMGRFSRRYDLAPGTLHSTVSYVDRFLSSRPLITVSRQQLRLLGAAAVYAAAKYEDQGTTQKLNSKEIALRCGKHTTGQDVLDMERELLAALDYRLGRPTACTFVGHFTRSYSQGEEDLEVQHTAHYLADISLLDYGCLKLRPSVVAAAAIFLARLTLKPSYGQVRRWNRDLKELTGYRPKDLKYGVESMCSLMRKRDRSFDVVTFPVFYADPS, via the coding sequence ATGGATGCCCTCGACTTCGGCCATCTTCTTGGTCGCCGTCCTCTGGCCCCCGGCCTCGGATCCTTCcccggcggtggcggctctgCCATGCACATGGATGGCTCCGAGCTTCCTGTGCGCCAACTTCTGGCCCCCGGCTTCGAGCTTCCTGTGCGCCATCCTCTGCCCCCCGGCCTCTGTCGTTTCTGCGGCGGCACCATGGACACGGTGACGGAGCACACCAACCCCTTCAGCTTTGGGCTTGATCTTGCTTGTCTTCCGCCCCACGGTTTCGGTCCGTTCTCCGGCGGTGATGCCGTGCACGCGGAGCAGATGGATGCCTTCACCTTGGAGCTTCTTGATCGACCTCTGACCACCGGGTTCGGTCCGTTTTCCGGTGGCGGCGCCGGGAAAATTGAGCACACTAATCCCTTCAGCTTCGGCCTTGATCTTGCTCCTCCTCCGCTCACCGGCTTCGGACCGttctccggcggcgccggcatGCGCACGGAGCAAAAGAATCCCTTCACAATCGAGGTTCTTGATGATGATCTTCCTCTGCCCATGGGCTGCTTCGGTCCGTTCTCACCCGGGGCCGCCGAGCACACGGGACCAATGGAGGTTGACGATTACCTCCGGGCCATCGGCGCACTCCCTTCGCCTCCGCCCGCCGGTTTCCCAAGGGTCTACGGCAACCCCTTCGCCGACGGCACCAGCCTCACTATGGATCGTCCGGCGGCGTGGGACCTGTACCATGGCCACGTCCAGCCGTTCGTCGAGGTGCCTGTACCACTCCCAGCGCCCACCGCTCCGGCCTCCGACCGCGCCAACATCAAGAACTCCAAGACGCGCCCTGCAGAGCCCTACGACGATGACATCGACGCCACCCTCCGGGCCATGGAGAAGGACGCCAAGGAGCGGCCCTCGTCGGACTACCTGGAGACGACGCAGGAGGGGCGGATAAATCCGAGGAGGCGCGCCTCCCTCGTCCGCTGGATGGGCAGGTTCTCCCGGCGCTACGACCTCGCCCCCGGCACGCTCCACAGCACCGTCTCCTACGTCGACCGCTTCCTCTCTTCGCGACCCCTCATCACGGTCAGCCGCCAGCAGCTCCGCCTCCTGGGCGCCGCGGCCGTCTATGCCGCAGCCAAGTACGAGGACCAGGGCACCACGCAGAAGCTGAACTCCAAGGAGATCGCCCTACGCTGCGGGAAGCACACCACGggccaggatgtgctcgacATGGAGCGCGAGCTTCTCGCGGCGCTAGACTACCGGCTCGGCCGCCCCACGGCGTGCACGTTCGTGGGCCACTTCACGCGGAGCTACAGCCAGGGGGAGGAGGACCTGGAGGTCCAGCACACGGCGCATTACCTCGCGGACATATCACTGCTCGACTACGGCTGCCTGAAGCTCAGGCCGTCGGTCGTGGCCGCGGCGGCGATCTTCCTGGCGAGGCTGACACTGAAGCCGTCGTACGGGCAGGTGAGGAGGTGGAACAGGGACCTCAAGGAGCTGACGGGGTACAGGCCCAAGGACTTGAAGTATGGCGTTGAATCCATGTGCTCCCTGATGCGTAAGCGTGATCGTAGCTTCGACGTCGTCACCTTTCCAGTGTTCTACGCGGATCCTAGCTAG